The genomic DNA TTCCTCATCACGGCGAAAAAGAACTCGATCAACATCTTCGAGCCCATGTCTATGGCTCTCGATGGTCAGATTCTCTTCCTGGATGGGGCGACTGAATAGTTACCCAAAAGTAGCAAAGGTCCTCCTTAGTGGCCTCTTTGTTCTATCGAAACGAATAAGGAATATATGTAACGGTGGTGATACAATGGACACGAAAATATCCTGGAAGGGGTGGGTAGTGTGAAACGGAAAGGTGGAGCCGTTGGGCTTACCGTGGGGTTACAGGTGTCTCTGGTGGTGGGGGTCCTCATAGTGTCCCTTTTGGCGTTGGTTATCGGGGTGGCGTCCTTCAGGTCCGGCAGGATGATGGAGAACACCATAGACCAAGGTGGCCTTGGCTTCGTGGAGAGCCTTCAGACAGGGGCATCTCAGGAGATCCGCTCCCTTAGGGAGGCCAATCACTCCTACGCAAACATAATCGTACAGCGACTTGACGGTAAGATGACCTTCGAGAACGAGGATCTTATCCAGACGGGGGATGTGGAGGTTAGCAAGCTTTTCATAATGGACGGCTCTCTTCAGCAGGTCACCGGGGACATGACACTGGTCGATGAGTGGCAGGAGGCCATGGGGTCCCAGTTCTCCATATACCAGGTTGTCGAGGGCGGTATGGTTCGGGTCTCCACGACCTTAAAGGACCAGGACGGCGTCCCTCTTCTCGGTAACTTCACCGACTCGTCCTCCCCTAGATACGTCAAGACAGTGGAGGAGGGGCAGGGATACGACGAGATCGTCTCGGTGATGGGCTATCCCCACGTAGGGTACTACCGACCGGTGAAGGACAACTACGGTGACGTAAAGCTGGTCATATTCGCCGGAACCTCTCTGGTGCCGGTCCAAAGACGGGTCATACAGTCCAGTCTAGGGGACGGTAGCTACGGGGCTATCTTCGACGGCCAGGGGAGGTTCGTCGCCCATCCCACCATACCGACAGGCTCTCCTGTCTCCGAATCCGCCCCGGACCTCTGGAAAGTCCTATCCTCCCAGGGGGTTATGGCCTCCTCCAGCCCCACCGAGGTGAGCTACGACTATAACGGCCGAAACTCAAAGGCCTATATACAGAAAATCGAGGGCACCGACTGGTTCGCTATGGTCATAGTGGACCAGGATCTAGCCATGGCCCCGGTAAAATCGATGAAAACAGGGCTCATCCTGTGGACCTCACCTCTGGCGTTACTGGGCCTCGTACTGCTTAGCTTTGCGGTGATGAAGCTGGTATCACCTCTCAGGAAGGTCGTCGATATAGCTGGAAGGATCGCCCAGGGAGACCTCTCTATGCACATCTCCATCAGGGAGAACAGTGTCAACGAGATAGACAGGGTGATGGCCGCCTTCGGCCGTATTCTGGAGGAATATCGCCAGCTGGTCCAAAAGGTCAACGGTATGAACCGCCAGTTCGCCGAGGGGGCGAAGACTATGAGCGACATAGCTCAGGAGACCCATCAGGCCCTGGCGACGGTGTCCGAGGCGACCGAGGCGGTGGCCTCTATGGTGGACTCTATAGCCTCCTCCGCCGAGGAGACAAACGCCGGAGTGGAGGAGGTCTCCTCCGGGGTGGCCAGTTCGACTCAGGTCGTCACCGAACTCAGCGAGAAGGCTCAGTCGGTCTCGGGCAATGCCGAGCAGGGGAGCAAGGCCGTCGACGACGTCACCGCCGGCACCTCCAGGGCAGGGGAGGCGACCGCTAGAGTAGTGGAGGCTATGGCGGAGCTGGAGCGATCGGTTGGAGGTATTACCGGCTTCGTAAACACCATAGTATCCATAGCGGACCAGACCAACCTTCTGGCGTTGAACGCCGCCATCGAGGCCGCCAGAGCCGGTGACGCCGGGAGGGGCTTCGCTGTAGTTGCCGAGGAGGTCAGAAAGCTGGCGGAGGAAAGCAACGGAGCGGCCTCCAATATACGAAAGGTCATAGAGGCCGTCCAGACCGATATGTCGGTGGCCGCCAAGGACACCAAGGAGACCGGCTCGGTTATGGAGGATCTTCTGATTAAGTCCAAACAAGCGGCTAAAGAGATAAAAGGGGCCACCGAAGGGGTCGCCGCCATGGCGGAGGGGATTCAGTCCATAGCGGCGTCCTCGGAGGAGCAGACCGCCAGCACCCAGGAGATAGCTCGGGCGGTGGACACCATAGCCTCTATGTTGAACCAGGGTAGAGAGTCCGCCCAGGATATGAAGGAAGCGGCGGACAAAATGGGTGTAAAGCTCGGAGAGCTCAAGGCCATCAGGCTCAATCAGCAGGAGAGACTGGCGGAGCTTCGGGATCTCACCGCCAACTATCGCCTGGAGGAGACATCTCCAGCGGTGAGATAAAATCACAGGGACCATGGCTTGTCCATGGTCCCTGTCTTTACGTCCTGGGGTTGAAGGACGATTCTTCCCTTAAGGCGGAGAGAAGTTCCCTTTCCCTTTCGTTTAGCCTGTCCGGTACGACTATCTCTATCTTTGCGTAAAGGTCTCCGACGCCGGACCCCCTGAGAGGAAGCCCCTTTCCCCTGAGCCGCAGTTTCTGGCCCGACTGGGTTCCTGATGGCAGTTTTACCTTCACCGTTCCCGATGGCGTGACCACAGGCAGGGAATCCATACCTAGGGCGGCCTCCCATGGGCTGACCTTGACGGTGGTTATCAGGTCATGGCCGTCGACGGAAAACCTGCTGTCTTTCGCCAGCTTGATGGTTATCCTCAGGTCACCTCTTTGGCCTCCCGACGGCGACGGTCCTCCCTGTCCTCTGAGGGTTAGCTTCGATCCGTCGGTGATGCCTCTTGGCAGGTTCACCTCCAGCGATCTGGTGGAGCCTTGGCTCTGGATGGATATATGTCTCTTCACAGGGGCTTTTAGGGCGTCGTCCAGGGAGATCTCTAAGGTCACAGCCAGGTCCTGCCCCTTAAATCCCATGGACATATCCCCTTCCATCCCCCCCATGTTGCCGAAGATGGTCCTGAAAAAGTCGCTAAAGCCACCCATATCTCCGCCGAAGCTCTGGTTTCCTCCGAAGCCGCCGGAGAAGTCGCCGTAGCCGTAGTCGCCGCCGGACCGGAAATCTCGACCGGCCTGCCAGTTAGGCCCTAGTTCGTCGTAGAGTTTTCTCTTTTCCGGGTCTCTCAGCACCTCGTAGGCCTCGTTGATCTCCCGATATCGAGTCTCCCCCTCGGGGGTCTTGTTGACGTCGGGATGGTATTTTTTAGCCA from Dethiosulfovibrio salsuginis includes the following:
- a CDS encoding methyl-accepting chemotaxis protein translates to MKRKGGAVGLTVGLQVSLVVGVLIVSLLALVIGVASFRSGRMMENTIDQGGLGFVESLQTGASQEIRSLREANHSYANIIVQRLDGKMTFENEDLIQTGDVEVSKLFIMDGSLQQVTGDMTLVDEWQEAMGSQFSIYQVVEGGMVRVSTTLKDQDGVPLLGNFTDSSSPRYVKTVEEGQGYDEIVSVMGYPHVGYYRPVKDNYGDVKLVIFAGTSLVPVQRRVIQSSLGDGSYGAIFDGQGRFVAHPTIPTGSPVSESAPDLWKVLSSQGVMASSSPTEVSYDYNGRNSKAYIQKIEGTDWFAMVIVDQDLAMAPVKSMKTGLILWTSPLALLGLVLLSFAVMKLVSPLRKVVDIAGRIAQGDLSMHISIRENSVNEIDRVMAAFGRILEEYRQLVQKVNGMNRQFAEGAKTMSDIAQETHQALATVSEATEAVASMVDSIASSAEETNAGVEEVSSGVASSTQVVTELSEKAQSVSGNAEQGSKAVDDVTAGTSRAGEATARVVEAMAELERSVGGITGFVNTIVSIADQTNLLALNAAIEAARAGDAGRGFAVVAEEVRKLAEESNGAASNIRKVIEAVQTDMSVAAKDTKETGSVMEDLLIKSKQAAKEIKGATEGVAAMAEGIQSIAASSEEQTASTQEIARAVDTIASMLNQGRESAQDMKEAADKMGVKLGELKAIRLNQQERLAELRDLTANYRLEETSPAVR
- a CDS encoding DnaJ C-terminal domain-containing protein, whose protein sequence is MSVQYKDYYEILGVSRGVTESEIRKAYRKLAKKYHPDVNKTPEGETRYREINEAYEVLRDPEKRKLYDELGPNWQAGRDFRSGGDYGYGDFSGGFGGNQSFGGDMGGFSDFFRTIFGNMGGMEGDMSMGFKGQDLAVTLEISLDDALKAPVKRHISIQSQGSTRSLEVNLPRGITDGSKLTLRGQGGPSPSGGQRGDLRITIKLAKDSRFSVDGHDLITTVKVSPWEAALGMDSLPVVTPSGTVKVKLPSGTQSGQKLRLRGKGLPLRGSGVGDLYAKIEIVVPDRLNERERELLSALREESSFNPRT